A genomic window from Haladaptatus caseinilyticus includes:
- a CDS encoding ABC transporter substrate-binding protein: protein MNENSNTIDRRTALKGIGAVAGSAALAGCTGVAGRSGEQLRYAQVLTPVSLDPIAVDDPWSGQVQSLVFEGLYTYDFGMNLVPVLANGKPKRSDDGKKYTVELRDEARFQNGTSVTAEDVTYSFEKPNQEETPPPTKWHVDMIRSMKTLGEKKVEFALENPYPGFEHTLTRPVVPKSIREEDPAAFGKKMTIGSGPYRIDRFKPGKYATLTSWKNHWRSQGEPIRRAKFVPNHAGLARTMSLKTGQNDIVERIQPKLWQTTKDFPDSTVVSAESYHYHFVGFNCSSGTPTAKPKVREGIDALLSMDELVKHLVEPAGRRQYGPLPRQVAKSWDMPLEEWKRIPKKKSHHEAKKLIKGEAGLKSWSPKIAVPGTKSSGDKMREKVAETIVHGLKKMGFRKARTVKYPWPKFRELVTNGDQGNYAMFVGSWAGYPDPDTFLYPLFHSNNEGLTNGTYYRDESVMKQIENARRTSNRGKRQRLYEESIRTILEERVHLPAYTLHNSFGVKNRVSGFRPHPISQVNPLLVSPDGSMSLDE from the coding sequence ATGAACGAAAATTCGAACACGATCGACCGTCGCACCGCCCTCAAAGGAATCGGCGCAGTCGCCGGGTCCGCGGCACTCGCTGGATGTACTGGCGTCGCTGGTAGGTCCGGCGAACAGTTGCGTTACGCGCAGGTTCTCACACCGGTCTCGCTCGACCCTATCGCGGTGGACGACCCGTGGTCCGGCCAAGTCCAGTCGCTCGTCTTCGAAGGATTGTACACCTACGATTTCGGGATGAATCTCGTTCCGGTGCTAGCGAACGGGAAACCGAAACGGAGCGACGATGGTAAAAAGTACACCGTCGAACTCCGCGATGAGGCTCGCTTTCAGAACGGAACGTCGGTCACGGCCGAAGACGTAACATACAGTTTCGAGAAGCCGAATCAGGAGGAGACGCCGCCACCAACCAAGTGGCACGTCGATATGATTCGGTCGATGAAGACGCTCGGTGAAAAGAAAGTGGAGTTCGCCCTCGAGAACCCATACCCGGGATTCGAGCATACGCTGACGCGACCGGTCGTACCGAAATCGATTCGAGAGGAGGACCCGGCGGCGTTCGGAAAAAAGATGACGATAGGCTCTGGTCCGTACCGGATCGACCGATTCAAACCCGGAAAGTACGCTACCCTGACATCGTGGAAAAACCACTGGCGGTCACAGGGAGAGCCGATTCGACGGGCAAAGTTCGTCCCCAATCACGCCGGGTTGGCGCGGACAATGAGTTTGAAAACGGGACAGAACGATATCGTCGAGCGAATCCAGCCGAAACTCTGGCAGACGACGAAGGACTTTCCGGATTCGACGGTCGTCTCGGCCGAGAGCTATCACTACCATTTCGTCGGATTCAACTGCAGTAGCGGGACGCCGACGGCAAAGCCAAAAGTACGCGAAGGTATCGACGCCTTGCTCTCGATGGACGAATTGGTAAAACACCTGGTCGAACCTGCGGGACGGCGACAGTATGGACCGCTCCCCCGACAGGTTGCAAAATCGTGGGATATGCCACTCGAAGAGTGGAAAAGGATTCCAAAAAAGAAGAGCCACCACGAGGCGAAGAAACTCATTAAGGGGGAAGCGGGCCTGAAATCGTGGAGTCCGAAGATCGCGGTTCCGGGGACGAAGAGTTCGGGCGATAAGATGCGCGAGAAAGTAGCCGAGACCATCGTTCACGGTCTGAAGAAGATGGGATTCCGAAAGGCACGAACAGTGAAGTATCCGTGGCCCAAGTTCCGCGAACTGGTCACCAACGGCGACCAGGGGAACTATGCCATGTTCGTCGGGTCGTGGGCGGGCTATCCCGACCCCGACACGTTCCTCTATCCCCTGTTCCACAGCAACAACGAGGGGCTGACCAACGGCACTTACTACCGCGATGAGAGCGTGATGAAGCAAATCGAGAACGCTCGGCGGACGTCGAACCGCGGGAAGCGACAGCGGCTATACGAAGAGAGTATTCGAACCATCCTCGAAGAGCGGGTTCACCTTCCGGCCTACACGCTTCATAACAGTTTCGGGGTGAAAAACAGGGTTTCGGGGTTCCGACCACATCCCATCTCACAAGTCAATCCGCTCCTCGTGAGTCCCGATGGGTCCATGTCGTTGGACGAGTAG
- a CDS encoding M50 family metallopeptidase, which translates to MRSFRIGSAFGIPIKLDLTFLLILPVFAWLIGTQVDLWVETLNRLWGLGLTAEPLSSGMMPWVLGAAAAVGLFVGVVLHELGHSVVAMRFGFPIDSITLWIFGGIARLTDQPEDWLEELLIAIAGPVVSIVLGVASYLTLFAIPIQLEAVRFVVGYLALMNLVLAAFNLLPGFPMDGGRVLRALLARTRPFAEATQTAAEVGKLFAILLGLFGLLGGNIILIGIAFFIYIGATGEAQQTVLSAAFRDVRVRDVMTPEEDLKTVSPDTSIADLLEMMFRQRHTGYPVIEDGDLVGMITLDDARSVRPVERDAYRVREVMSTDVKTIPADSNALDALETIQQHGIGRLPVIDTDGNVAGIISRTDLMTAFDIIKSSGRSEEEELTPSEQPF; encoded by the coding sequence ATGCGTAGCTTTCGAATCGGGAGTGCGTTTGGCATCCCGATCAAACTAGACCTCACGTTCCTGCTCATCCTACCCGTGTTCGCATGGCTCATCGGAACGCAGGTCGATCTTTGGGTGGAGACACTGAACCGGTTGTGGGGGCTTGGACTGACGGCAGAACCGCTTTCGTCCGGAATGATGCCATGGGTGTTAGGTGCCGCCGCCGCGGTCGGTCTATTCGTTGGCGTCGTCCTCCACGAACTCGGCCATTCGGTCGTTGCGATGCGGTTCGGGTTTCCCATCGATTCCATCACGCTGTGGATTTTCGGGGGCATCGCCCGACTTACCGACCAGCCCGAAGACTGGCTCGAAGAACTCCTCATCGCTATCGCTGGCCCGGTCGTCAGTATCGTACTCGGTGTGGCCTCGTATCTCACGTTGTTCGCCATCCCCATTCAACTGGAAGCAGTCCGGTTCGTGGTCGGCTACCTCGCGCTGATGAATCTCGTGCTCGCCGCGTTCAACCTCCTCCCGGGCTTCCCGATGGACGGTGGCAGAGTCCTTCGTGCGTTGCTTGCGCGAACTCGTCCATTCGCCGAGGCAACCCAAACCGCCGCCGAAGTGGGGAAGTTGTTCGCCATTCTGCTTGGCCTGTTCGGGCTGCTCGGAGGGAACATCATCCTCATCGGTATCGCCTTCTTCATCTACATCGGTGCAACCGGCGAAGCCCAACAAACGGTTCTCTCGGCTGCGTTCCGGGACGTTCGTGTTCGCGACGTGATGACACCTGAAGAAGACCTCAAGACCGTCTCACCGGACACCTCGATTGCCGACCTGCTGGAGATGATGTTCCGACAGCGTCACACCGGCTATCCAGTCATCGAGGACGGCGATCTCGTTGGCATGATAACGCTGGACGACGCGCGGAGCGTTCGACCGGTCGAACGCGACGCCTATCGAGTTCGGGAAGTGATGTCTACCGACGTGAAAACGATTCCCGCCGACAGCAACGCGCTGGACGCCCTCGAAACCATTCAGCAGCATGGTATCGGTCGATTGCCGGTTATCGACACCGACGGAAACGTCGCGGGTATCATCTCTCGAACGGACTTGATGACGGCGTTCGACATCATCAAAAGCAGTGGGCGCTCGGAGGAGGAAGAGTTGACGCCGAGCGAACAACCGTTTTGA
- a CDS encoding APC family permease, whose product MGETLGLKEAIAMALGGMIGGGIYSAFGIVVAISGKIAWLAFGIAGFIALCAGYSYVQLNELTDDNGGAPTYIEEIVENSTVAGMTGWTLLFGYIGSMALYAYAFSSFFSELIGRLQMALVIPVVNYELLVPIPNLISVLLIGLFVGLNLLGAAETGKVEDVLSFFKVGVIAIFGAWGVWFAYTGQTLTLGFSELGFSPIIGAAMSFVAFQGWQLLMYDQSQFENPTENIRKAIYISIPIATLLYVLVAFTTVSILELSVIAVSPEVSLLYAALPYMGSIGAFIIGISALFSTASAVNATLFSGAQFSRDLIDKGLLPERFSASDDEGVPSKLVIVLGVLSAAFAVYGSLRSITSFASLAFIAVFGAMSYLAFRQRDEIDDMIVALPVIGMVGCVAFFPLLLYNLYLNSPSTFFLVLLIGVVVIGVELIYFERQPIEDAIPGVSK is encoded by the coding sequence ATGGGAGAAACGCTTGGGTTAAAGGAAGCGATAGCGATGGCCCTCGGAGGCATGATCGGCGGGGGTATCTACTCGGCGTTCGGTATCGTCGTCGCCATCTCCGGAAAAATCGCGTGGCTGGCGTTCGGCATTGCCGGATTCATCGCGTTGTGTGCCGGCTATAGCTACGTCCAACTGAACGAGCTGACGGATGATAACGGCGGAGCACCGACATACATCGAAGAGATAGTCGAAAATTCGACGGTGGCAGGAATGACCGGATGGACGCTCCTGTTCGGGTACATCGGGTCGATGGCGCTGTACGCCTACGCCTTTTCGTCGTTCTTCTCGGAGCTCATCGGGCGGCTTCAGATGGCCCTCGTGATTCCGGTAGTGAACTACGAACTCCTGGTACCGATTCCGAACCTGATTTCCGTTCTCCTCATCGGACTGTTCGTTGGCCTGAACCTCCTCGGTGCCGCCGAAACGGGCAAGGTAGAGGACGTGCTGTCCTTCTTCAAGGTCGGCGTCATCGCCATCTTCGGAGCGTGGGGCGTCTGGTTCGCCTACACCGGACAGACACTCACTCTTGGCTTTTCGGAGTTGGGGTTCAGCCCGATTATCGGCGCGGCGATGTCGTTCGTCGCGTTCCAAGGCTGGCAGTTGCTGATGTACGATCAGTCGCAGTTCGAAAACCCCACGGAGAACATCAGGAAGGCGATTTACATCTCGATACCGATAGCGACCTTGCTGTACGTTTTGGTCGCGTTTACCACCGTCAGCATCCTCGAACTGTCGGTCATCGCGGTATCACCCGAAGTTTCGCTGCTGTACGCCGCCCTTCCCTACATGGGTTCGATTGGGGCGTTCATCATCGGAATCTCCGCGTTGTTCTCGACCGCCAGTGCCGTGAACGCCACGCTGTTCAGCGGCGCACAGTTCTCCCGTGACCTTATCGACAAGGGGCTTTTACCGGAGCGGTTCAGTGCGAGCGACGACGAGGGAGTTCCATCGAAACTCGTCATCGTTCTGGGCGTCCTTTCGGCCGCGTTCGCGGTGTACGGGAGTCTTCGAAGCATCACTTCCTTCGCGTCGCTCGCGTTCATCGCCGTCTTCGGCGCGATGAGCTATCTGGCATTCCGCCAGCGAGACGAGATAGACGACATGATAGTCGCCCTGCCAGTTATCGGAATGGTCGGCTGTGTAGCCTTCTTCCCGCTCTTGCTCTACAACCTCTACCTGAACAGTCCGAGCACGTTCTTCCTCGTGCTCCTTATCGGCGTGGTCGTCATCGGTGTCGAGCTGATTTACTTCGAGCGACAGCCAATCGAGGACGCGATTCCGGGGGTCAGCAAGTAA
- a CDS encoding helix-turn-helix domain-containing protein — MSVIADFTVPPEHFVLAHTMHDGPGVAVEIERVVVRTESSLTPYFRATGSALDTFEESIEDDGTVTNITTLERVEDERFYRARWTRNVDHLITGLRDAEATVMHARASDGEWDLRMLFPNRSALSGFYDHCSAEYDYTLKGVFDRSNPATFGEYEVTPEQRDTLVLALENGYFEVPRRITMDELAEEFGISTQSVSQRLRRGHANVLRNTLAPRDTEIDAAEDN, encoded by the coding sequence ATGAGCGTCATCGCCGATTTTACCGTGCCTCCGGAGCATTTCGTCCTCGCACACACGATGCACGACGGTCCGGGCGTAGCGGTCGAAATAGAACGCGTAGTCGTTCGGACAGAGTCGAGTCTCACCCCGTATTTCAGAGCGACCGGAAGCGCGCTCGACACCTTCGAGGAGAGTATCGAGGACGACGGAACCGTGACAAACATAACGACGCTCGAACGTGTCGAAGACGAGCGGTTCTACCGTGCTCGATGGACGCGAAACGTCGACCACCTCATCACGGGGCTTCGTGACGCCGAAGCGACCGTCATGCACGCCAGAGCGAGCGATGGCGAGTGGGACCTTCGAATGCTGTTCCCCAACCGAAGCGCGCTGTCGGGGTTTTACGACCACTGTAGTGCGGAGTACGACTATACACTGAAGGGAGTGTTCGACCGCTCGAATCCAGCCACGTTCGGCGAATACGAAGTGACACCGGAACAGCGCGATACGCTGGTTTTGGCGCTCGAAAACGGGTACTTCGAGGTACCTCGACGAATCACGATGGACGAGCTGGCGGAGGAGTTCGGCATCTCGACACAGTCGGTTTCACAGCGACTCCGACGCGGTCACGCGAACGTGCTTCGGAACACGCTCGCCCCGAGAGACACCGAAATCGACGCGGCGGAGGACAACTGA
- a CDS encoding ATPase domain-containing protein yields the protein MSDTPSDNGQERCDFCRLLCHENSVVLEYEGDTYEFCSETCRDEMRENDRVFTEYHGFRQIVTGVSALDDHLPEGLPRNSFVLISGEGGTRDNAIQTELIWRTLERDEPAVILSFTEPPISIVEQFLSLEWNVLPYLEAGLFHIIDCFTYRVGDRNRMFARMDDWNQFLHRITRSVTTTVRDPTDTSELQHKLDNCLESLSMGDIGIVVFDSLTEFGTLVQPVQAYDFVKDVRADVCKGRFVPVFAGATFVGEEDIFPHDLSYVVDGFIELQLNGSIIEDVLVKRIRIRKMNSVLTVPEWVAYEYTDTKGLVTFDPVEELEKSKEMLDDSSESAPNDRQHPASDAQSTLDTMK from the coding sequence ATGAGTGACACACCCAGCGACAACGGCCAGGAGCGATGTGATTTCTGCCGTCTTCTCTGTCACGAGAACTCCGTTGTGCTGGAGTACGAGGGGGATACGTACGAGTTCTGCTCGGAAACGTGTCGAGACGAGATGAGAGAAAACGATCGAGTGTTTACCGAGTATCACGGATTTCGACAAATCGTGACGGGTGTGTCGGCGCTGGACGATCATCTTCCCGAGGGTCTTCCGCGGAACTCCTTCGTCCTGATTTCGGGTGAGGGCGGTACCCGGGACAACGCGATTCAAACTGAACTCATCTGGCGAACACTGGAGCGCGATGAACCCGCAGTTATCCTCAGCTTTACTGAACCACCCATTTCTATCGTCGAACAGTTCCTCTCGTTGGAATGGAACGTCCTCCCGTATCTCGAAGCGGGACTGTTTCATATCATCGATTGTTTCACCTATCGGGTCGGCGACCGCAACCGGATGTTCGCCCGAATGGACGATTGGAACCAGTTTCTGCATCGAATTACCAGGTCCGTCACGACCACTGTCCGTGACCCGACCGATACGAGCGAACTGCAGCACAAACTCGATAACTGCCTCGAATCGCTCTCGATGGGCGATATCGGTATCGTAGTGTTCGACTCGCTGACGGAGTTTGGAACGCTCGTTCAGCCCGTACAGGCCTACGATTTCGTGAAAGACGTTCGAGCAGACGTTTGTAAGGGTCGATTCGTTCCGGTGTTCGCAGGTGCCACTTTCGTCGGAGAGGAGGACATCTTTCCACACGACTTGAGCTACGTCGTGGATGGCTTCATCGAACTGCAGTTGAACGGCTCGATAATCGAGGACGTTCTCGTCAAACGTATTCGAATCCGGAAAATGAACAGCGTTCTTACGGTCCCGGAATGGGTCGCTTACGAATACACTGATACCAAGGGGTTGGTGACGTTCGATCCAGTGGAAGAACTCGAAAAGTCGAAGGAGATGCTCGACGACTCGTCCGAATCCGCACCGAACGATCGACAACATCCTGCTTCGGACGCACAATCGACACTCGACACGATGAAGTGA
- a CDS encoding SOS response-associated peptidase, whose translation MCGRLSLFAPETDLSERFDATPVRPLRPRYNVAPGQEHPVVRNDASDEMHFPTWGLVPHWADEFGSGHINARAETLAEKPSFRDAFRERRCLVLADGFYDWKKTATGKQPYRMTRADAKPFAMAGLWEPWQNGASRASFTVVTTEPNDLVGEIHDRMPVILAPDEESRWLHGDEDELRPLLDPFPGDEMRAYPVSKRVNSPKNDSPDLVEEVAADEDSQTGLGDFN comes from the coding sequence ATGTGCGGCCGTTTATCACTGTTCGCTCCGGAGACCGACCTGTCGGAGCGATTCGACGCAACCCCCGTCCGTCCACTTCGCCCCCGATACAACGTCGCTCCCGGACAGGAACATCCCGTGGTCCGGAACGACGCGTCCGATGAGATGCACTTTCCGACGTGGGGTCTCGTTCCCCACTGGGCCGACGAATTCGGCAGCGGTCACATCAACGCTCGGGCGGAGACACTGGCCGAGAAACCGAGTTTTCGGGATGCGTTTCGGGAGCGTCGGTGTCTCGTCCTTGCCGATGGATTCTACGACTGGAAGAAAACAGCCACCGGAAAGCAACCCTACCGGATGACCCGAGCGGATGCAAAGCCGTTTGCGATGGCTGGGCTCTGGGAACCGTGGCAGAACGGAGCGTCGAGAGCGTCGTTTACCGTCGTTACGACCGAACCGAACGACCTCGTTGGCGAGATACACGACCGAATGCCGGTGATTTTGGCCCCGGACGAAGAATCACGGTGGCTTCATGGCGACGAAGACGAACTGCGACCCCTGCTTGACCCGTTCCCTGGCGACGAGATGCGCGCGTATCCCGTGTCGAAACGAGTGAACAGTCCGAAAAACGATTCGCCGGACCTGGTCGAAGAAGTGGCTGCTGATGAAGACTCTCAGACTGGCTTGGGCGACTTCAACTGA
- a CDS encoding HalOD1 output domain-containing protein translates to MKKGRRTKSIQTANWFAAETEQLGDDGVHQYTLVAPFTMDPTRPVSLCVADAVTAVAESSGQTALTLYEYLDPDGLDEIVEASSDKRSEVEIRFTVEEYLIIVRSPHTILVYEPEEKTVS, encoded by the coding sequence ATGAAGAAGGGTAGAAGAACCAAGTCCATCCAAACGGCCAACTGGTTTGCTGCTGAAACGGAGCAACTTGGCGACGATGGCGTTCACCAGTATACGCTGGTTGCCCCATTCACGATGGATCCAACGCGTCCGGTGAGTCTCTGCGTCGCCGATGCGGTGACTGCAGTTGCCGAGTCGTCCGGTCAGACGGCGCTCACGCTCTACGAATATCTGGACCCCGATGGACTCGATGAAATCGTCGAGGCAAGTTCGGACAAACGGAGCGAGGTAGAGATCCGGTTCACCGTCGAGGAGTATTTGATCATCGTCCGGAGTCCGCACACGATTCTCGTTTACGAGCCGGAAGAAAAGACGGTCAGTTGA